One Mycolicibacterium rufum genomic window, TGCTGCCGTGGCCACGCGCGGCCATGCCCTGCACGACGCCGGCGGCCAGGAAGTAGGCGCCCCGCACATTGGTGGCGAAGGTCGCGTCGAAGGCGTCCACCCGCTGGTCGACCGTCAGCGCGGACGGAAAGCTCGCTGCGTTGTTGACCAGCACGTCGACCTCCCCACACTGCCGCACCAGGTCTTGCACCGAGGCGACGTCGGCCATGTCCGCCTGCAGGAAGCGCACCCGGCCACCGAGCCGGGCAGCCGCGGCCGCGCCGCGACCGGCGTCGCGTCCGGTGATGGTGACCGCGGCTCCCTCACGCACGAAGAGCCGCGCACACGCCTCGCCGATGCCGGCGGTCCCGCCGGTCACGAGGACGTTCGTGCTCGCCAATTCGCCTGTCGCCGAGACCATCACGCGGTCACCGCCGCGGTGGGAGGAGCCATGGCGACATGGTTGCGGTGCGCCAGCGCCAGGCGCAGACGACGGCGTGCGCGCGACACCCGCGACATCACGGTGCCGATCGGGATGTCGAGGATCGCGGCGGTCTCGGCATAGGTGTGCCCCTCGACGTCGGC contains:
- a CDS encoding SDR family NAD(P)-dependent oxidoreductase, which translates into the protein MVSATGELASTNVLVTGGTAGIGEACARLFVREGAAVTITGRDAGRGAAAAARLGGRVRFLQADMADVASVQDLVRQCGEVDVLVNNAASFPSALTVDQRVDAFDATFATNVRGAYFLAAGVVQGMAARGHGSIVNITTMVAGKGVPGAGAYSASKAALESLTRTWAAEFGPAGVRVNSVAPGPTRTEGVEAEWGETNEALGRALPLGRTATPEEIAQAVLFLASPRASFVTGSVLHADGGGGAV